From the Wolbachia endosymbiont (group B) of Protocalliphora azurea genome, one window contains:
- a CDS encoding ComEC/Rec2 family competence protein: MIVNYIHNNLCNEKYNLILWFPIFQCAGILTYFSLNFEPSCAFTISIFLLLSPILILIAILYRKYAILCISLIAVLIGFTASKFRTDSVNTHILDKERYVKDIVATVKDINDRGSYKQFLLYEIKNTKFKLDNIRISVKTKAEEGIKIGDQVKLSAKLFPPKIAPSEYAYDFARIAYYQKISATGFATSKIVLYKKAEARKFQEYIESFRQYIYENLQQNTKKPHADIISALLIGKKDGIDQKTMNAIRDSGIAHLFAISGLHLSFVAGLFFIVFRNLFAISETLTLKYNTKKISAFFTILPTTFYLLITGMQISAQRAYIMVILVLVAIIIERKYRGLIAIAFAASVILIVEPEAILKPGFQMSFSAVLALVASYQINANKLFKIKIIKYFVSIMISSVIASLATVPYTIYNFNYFSISGIITNLIAIPIVTLIIIPLGIIYVLLIPLGIEWIIAPFIERPIDSILCITNAIASLQYLVIPTRTFPGSSIIIITLGLLWLCLWERNWRFFGIFFIVLGIFSSAMYRTPDILVSIDNLAVKEDDSLLYSLTRKNRNFVVKTWAKQNGQNQILNHTKFSNSNKRLKCNDYDCTYNKGNNKSVLLAHKREDILENCNNVDLVIQLSKFNYPACNTKIIKYSDLEAYGTHSVWLANSGIKVSKVRSNRPWHKPKNLF; this comes from the coding sequence ATGATAGTAAATTATATACATAACAATCTGTGCAATGAAAAATATAACTTGATATTGTGGTTCCCTATTTTTCAGTGTGCAGGAATTTTAACCTATTTCTCATTAAATTTTGAACCAAGCTGTGCTTTCACTATATCTATTTTTCTCTTGCTTTCACCTATACTAATTCTGATTGCAATATTATACAGGAAATACGCAATATTATGCATTTCTTTAATTGCAGTGCTCATAGGATTTACAGCCAGCAAATTCAGAACAGATTCAGTTAATACTCATATTCTTGATAAGGAAAGGTATGTGAAAGATATTGTTGCTACAGTGAAGGATATTAACGATAGGGGCTCATATAAACAATTTTTGCTTTATGAAATAAAAAACACGAAGTTCAAGCTGGATAACATCAGAATATCAGTTAAAACAAAAGCGGAAGAAGGCATTAAAATAGGGGATCAAGTAAAATTATCAGCAAAACTCTTTCCTCCAAAAATTGCGCCTTCGGAATATGCATATGATTTTGCAAGAATAGCATATTATCAGAAAATAAGTGCAACAGGCTTTGCAACAAGCAAAATAGTCCTGTACAAAAAGGCTGAAGCAAGAAAATTTCAAGAGTATATAGAATCTTTCCGTCAATATATCTATGAAAACCTACAGCAAAATACCAAAAAGCCACACGCGGACATAATCTCTGCATTATTAATTGGCAAAAAAGACGGGATAGATCAAAAAACTATGAATGCGATACGAGATTCAGGTATAGCACATTTATTCGCTATATCTGGTTTACATTTATCGTTTGTTGCTGGTCTATTTTTTATAGTATTCCGTAATTTATTTGCAATATCTGAAACTTTGACTCTTAAATATAACACTAAAAAAATATCTGCATTCTTTACTATCTTGCCAACTACCTTTTATTTGTTGATTACCGGTATGCAAATTTCTGCTCAGCGTGCCTACATCATGGTGATCTTGGTACTTGTTGCAATAATCATAGAAAGGAAATATCGAGGATTAATAGCAATTGCGTTTGCTGCTTCGGTGATACTCATAGTGGAGCCAGAAGCAATCTTAAAGCCAGGTTTTCAAATGTCATTTTCTGCTGTTTTGGCACTAGTTGCCAGCTATCAGATCAATGCTAATAAGTTATTCAAAATAAAAATAATAAAATATTTTGTGTCGATAATGATCAGCTCAGTCATAGCAAGTTTAGCAACTGTTCCGTACACAATATACAATTTTAACTATTTTTCAATCAGTGGCATTATCACAAATTTGATTGCTATACCAATAGTTACACTCATTATTATTCCACTTGGAATAATTTATGTTTTATTGATTCCTTTAGGTATTGAATGGATTATAGCGCCATTTATAGAGCGCCCAATTGACAGTATCTTGTGTATAACAAATGCAATCGCTAGTCTTCAGTATTTGGTTATTCCCACTCGCACTTTTCCTGGCTCATCAATTATTATAATAACACTTGGGTTATTGTGGCTATGCTTGTGGGAAAGGAATTGGCGTTTTTTTGGAATTTTCTTTATTGTGCTGGGTATTTTCTCTAGCGCTATGTATAGAACCCCTGACATCCTGGTCAGTATTGATAATCTTGCTGTAAAAGAAGATGACAGTTTACTATATTCTCTTACTAGGAAAAATAGGAACTTTGTTGTCAAAACATGGGCTAAACAAAACGGGCAGAATCAAATTTTGAATCACACTAAATTCAGTAATTCAAACAAAAGGCTAAAATGTAATGATTATGACTGTACATATAATAAAGGAAATAATAAGTCAGTGTTGCTAGCTCATAAAAGAGAAGATATTTTAGAAAATTGTAACAATGTCGATCTAGTAATTCAGTTAAGCAAGTTTAACTATCCAGCTTGCAATACTAAAATCATCAAATACTCTGACTTAGAGGCATATGGCACACACTCTGTTTGGCTAGCAAATAGTGGCATAAAGGTTAGCAAAGTCCGTTCTAATCGTCCTTGGCATAAGCCAAAAAACTTGTTTTAA
- a CDS encoding IS4-like element ISWosp2 family transposase: MANRNNEWAENEFGDAVLGDKRLTDRLVNIADSFTSLPESSINQACGSWSEAKAAYRFFQNENVKEGDILASHVAKTVERTKAHKKIFVIQDTSYISYTDHEKTSGLGVITRKHSQGIIMHTALAVSIEGLVLGILDQKIYSRPEESENIKKKNNDSIRIEDKESIKWLETLSNTNNIIDSTQTETITICDREADIYEFFELAHNLNSAVLVRASKDRAVNRKSRYPEKGEQKLWEFIKSSHCAGTVKVEVPAKDNKPKRTAHLEVRFGKFIMHPSKNSIRHKKEELLKLPHYAVYVVEKDFPSETSPLEWMLLTNLPVNTFDEAVEKVRWYCLRWKIEILHKILKSGLKVEECRLGTAERLMRYLTVMSIIAWRIFFITTIARTDPTLPCTTLLAEEEWKVLYVKIHRKPCSNATPTIKEAVSWVAQLGGHLARKNDLEPGPITIWKGWRRLFDLAEGWRLAHELYICG, translated from the coding sequence ATGGCAAACAGGAATAATGAATGGGCTGAAAATGAATTTGGAGATGCTGTACTTGGAGATAAAAGGTTAACTGACCGATTAGTAAATATTGCTGATAGTTTTACAAGTTTACCTGAAAGCTCAATCAATCAGGCGTGTGGAAGTTGGTCAGAAGCAAAAGCAGCATATCGTTTTTTTCAAAATGAGAACGTGAAAGAAGGCGATATTCTAGCTTCACACGTTGCTAAAACAGTTGAAAGAACAAAAGCCCATAAAAAAATTTTTGTGATCCAAGATACAAGTTATATTTCATACACAGACCATGAAAAAACAAGTGGATTGGGAGTTATTACAAGAAAACATAGTCAAGGTATTATAATGCATACAGCTCTAGCTGTTAGTATAGAAGGTTTGGTACTAGGGATACTAGATCAAAAAATTTATTCAAGACCTGAAGAATCTGAAAACATAAAAAAAAAGAACAATGACAGTATCCGCATTGAAGATAAAGAGAGTATAAAATGGTTAGAAACTTTAAGCAACACAAACAACATTATTGATTCAACTCAAACTGAGACTATAACTATATGCGATAGAGAAGCAGATATATATGAGTTTTTTGAGCTTGCACATAATCTTAATTCGGCAGTGTTAGTTAGAGCTTCCAAAGATAGGGCAGTAAATAGAAAATCTCGATATCCTGAAAAAGGTGAGCAGAAGTTATGGGAATTTATTAAATCCTCTCATTGTGCAGGTACGGTAAAAGTTGAAGTTCCTGCAAAAGATAATAAGCCAAAAAGAACAGCACATTTGGAAGTTAGATTCGGAAAGTTTATTATGCATCCATCTAAGAATAGTATTAGGCATAAGAAAGAAGAATTACTTAAATTACCACACTATGCAGTTTACGTTGTTGAAAAAGACTTTCCTTCTGAAACAAGTCCGCTAGAGTGGATGCTTTTAACAAATCTTCCAGTCAATACCTTTGATGAAGCTGTTGAAAAAGTTAGGTGGTATTGTCTTAGATGGAAAATAGAAATATTACATAAAATTTTAAAATCTGGTCTCAAAGTTGAAGAATGTAGGCTTGGAACAGCAGAAAGGTTGATGCGATATTTAACAGTAATGAGTATTATTGCTTGGAGAATTTTCTTTATTACAACAATTGCAAGAACTGATCCAACATTACCGTGTACTACCTTATTAGCCGAAGAAGAATGGAAAGTTCTATATGTAAAAATACATAGAAAACCATGTTCAAATGCAACTCCTACTATAAAAGAAGCTGTTTCATGGGTTGCTCAACTTGGAGGACATTTGGCTAGAAAAAATGATCTAGAACCAGGACCCATTACTATTTGGAAAGGATGGAGACGTCTCTTTGATCTAGCAGAAGGATGGCGACTTGCTCACGAACTTTATATTTGTGGGTAA
- a CDS encoding coiled-coil domain-containing protein produces MGNSKYVISAVIIVGALIQNRLSFANIQDLEWAIVALASIIAIVGICITFSKLKNNEINNNHNIVKKFNNLDILFPFRRGGVVSVMEKKTKDEEENDSTSRLIKLLDKHLTDFTDKIVDSLDKQLDEVKGLLDNKLLKPANDEIKETLVHLRRVREDIKEDLDELHKEISPILSEAKGLVKRASSLNIESIFSSLDNAIKIAEDKVERFEPSRFVGFFKSGESTVSDDPLFIDMLEKQKKEAEKIRKKLEEELKKVKDELEELKNKQTQSTEPNSSEGSITATSLEKQRDEEKKAIEKNRLLKSKKRMKELEQENAKLEKELSEQEKMDEWRKKVNGKASGFLYYLLESIKLEEKDKKEEKRELTLRNFDNKIIIYWKDGSQTICHIKKQDGLQIQPSTKVDFVNPDVHAAFEVACSGL; encoded by the coding sequence GTGGGTAATAGTAAGTATGTAATTAGTGCTGTAATTATAGTTGGTGCGTTAATACAAAATAGACTGAGCTTTGCCAATATTCAGGATTTGGAATGGGCCATAGTTGCACTGGCTAGTATCATTGCTATTGTTGGGATATGTATAACATTCAGCAAGCTAAAAAACAATGAGATAAACAATAATCATAATATTGTTAAAAAGTTTAACAATTTGGATATTCTCTTTCCATTCAGAAGAGGTGGGGTTGTATCAGTAATGGAAAAAAAGACAAAAGATGAAGAAGAAAATGATTCTACATCTCGATTGATAAAATTACTTGATAAGCACTTGACTGATTTTACAGATAAAATTGTTGACTCACTTGATAAGCAGTTAGATGAAGTTAAAGGTCTACTCGATAATAAGCTTCTAAAGCCTGCAAATGATGAAATTAAAGAAACACTTGTTCATCTACGAAGAGTCAGAGAAGACATCAAAGAAGATTTGGATGAGTTGCACAAGGAAATCTCGCCCATTTTAAGTGAAGCTAAAGGGCTGGTAAAAAGAGCAAGTTCACTAAACATTGAAAGTATTTTTTCTAGTTTAGATAATGCTATTAAAATCGCTGAAGATAAGGTTGAGCGATTTGAACCAAGCAGATTTGTTGGCTTTTTTAAATCTGGGGAAAGCACAGTTAGTGATGATCCTTTGTTTATAGATATGTTGGAAAAGCAAAAAAAAGAGGCGGAAAAGATAAGGAAGAAATTAGAGGAAGAGCTAAAAAAAGTAAAAGATGAACTAGAAGAATTAAAGAATAAACAAACTCAATCAACCGAACCTAATAGCAGTGAAGGCAGTATTACTGCTACTTCTCTTGAAAAACAGCGAGATGAAGAGAAAAAAGCAATAGAAAAAAATAGATTATTAAAATCAAAAAAAAGGATGAAAGAGCTGGAGCAAGAAAATGCAAAATTGGAAAAAGAATTATCTGAACAAGAAAAAATGGATGAATGGAGAAAAAAAGTTAACGGTAAAGCAAGTGGCTTTCTATATTATTTATTAGAGTCTATTAAGCTAGAAGAAAAAGATAAAAAAGAAGAAAAGAGGGAGTTAACGCTACGGAATTTTGATAATAAAATAATAATTTACTGGAAAGATGGCTCTCAAACAATTTGCCACATTAAAAAACAAGACGGCCTTCAAATTCAACCTAGTACAAAAGTTGATTTTGTGAATCCAGATGTTCATGCAGCATTTGAAGTAGCATGTTCAGGACTTTAA
- a CDS encoding RluA family pseudouridine synthase — MFRTLNISSEEKKLRLDTYVAKKCNISRSKAQRLIQNEQVKLLGIPIINNDHIVKPGEEYVVHLIQPDISTSIEPNYDIKLDIVYEDDDIIVLSKQSRLTVHPGAGTNNDTLLNAVIAHLGKIPYTNTRPGIVHRLDKDTSGLMVIAKNEQSHSFLSELLSNRKIKREYLAVIWGALPNLQGTVKTHIAPKRSNKEMMCVTKTAGKLAITHYSVKKIIGQASLVKCTLETGRTHQIRVHMSHIGHSVVGDQVYGKNSSKSEKHAKNSDFIRNFNRQALHAHTLGLYHPKSKEYIEFVSDLPQDMQVLIGEFENIS, encoded by the coding sequence ATGTTCAGGACTTTAAATATTAGTAGTGAAGAGAAAAAATTAAGATTAGATACTTATGTAGCTAAAAAATGCAACATATCTCGCAGTAAAGCGCAAAGATTGATACAGAATGAGCAGGTGAAATTACTTGGTATACCGATAATTAATAATGATCACATAGTAAAACCAGGTGAAGAGTATGTGGTGCATCTCATTCAACCTGACATATCCACATCAATTGAGCCTAATTATGACATAAAACTTGATATCGTCTATGAAGATGATGACATTATAGTTCTGAGTAAACAAAGTAGATTAACAGTACACCCAGGTGCTGGAACAAACAATGATACACTCCTGAATGCAGTGATCGCTCACCTTGGCAAAATTCCATATACAAATACAAGACCAGGAATTGTTCACAGGCTTGATAAAGATACTAGTGGACTCATGGTAATTGCAAAAAATGAACAATCCCACAGCTTCTTGTCTGAACTGCTATCAAATCGTAAAATAAAACGGGAATACTTAGCAGTAATTTGGGGAGCATTACCTAATCTGCAAGGAACAGTAAAAACCCATATTGCTCCAAAACGCAGTAATAAAGAAATGATGTGTGTCACAAAAACAGCAGGTAAATTAGCAATCACTCATTATTCAGTGAAGAAAATTATAGGGCAAGCAAGCCTGGTTAAATGTACTTTAGAGACAGGCAGAACACACCAAATTCGAGTACACATGAGCCACATAGGACATTCTGTAGTTGGTGATCAAGTTTACGGAAAAAATAGTAGTAAAAGTGAAAAACATGCTAAAAACTCTGACTTTATCCGTAATTTCAATAGACAGGCACTACATGCTCACACGCTAGGCTTATATCATCCAAAAAGTAAAGAATATATAGAATTTGTTTCTGATTTACCACAAGACATGCAAGTCTTAATCGGTGAATTTGAAAATATATCTTAA
- a CDS encoding diacylglycerol kinase, whose amino-acid sequence MEFGISSLFLVLIVEIINTAFETTIERISSEQHILSKKVKDLGSAAVFLSLINFLITWMIILI is encoded by the coding sequence ATGGAATTTGGTATAAGTAGCCTATTTTTGGTGTTAATTGTAGAAATTATTAACACTGCTTTTGAAACAACAATTGAGCGTATTTCCAGTGAACAACATATACTTTCAAAAAAAGTGAAAGATCTAGGTAGTGCAGCAGTTTTTCTCTCATTAATTAATTTCTTGATAACATGGATGATAATATTGATATGA
- a CDS encoding IS630 family transposase (programmed frameshift): MALRSKLLDEKVVNLAKEMLKKVRNNAYVSKKLQAVIAGKESSISAVARICKISRTALTEWIKHLKFGRVERLFAPSQRRRKSKLKKNQREQIEIWVERNPNITIKEVQIKISEEFGLNISKSTVHREIQRMKFSYITPRPMHHKQDKNKQEEFKKYFNKIVNSHPEKEVFFDESRFGTHSKIGHGWFKKGVRTQVKMKIGRQNFYIYSAVNPRSGKKISLLAPYVNTDCMNIFLEQMSKDLGTKKAFLVMDCASWHRSKSLKFQENITIIYLPPYSPELNPVERLWQYIKYNTLRNRVYDTIGLLADVLCNFIVSISSTTIKRVCNVSYLFD; encoded by the exons ATGGCATTAAGGTCAAAACTATTAGACGAAAAAGTTGTAAATTTGGCGAAAGAAATGTTAAAAAAGGTCAGAAATAACGCATATGTTTCAAAAAAGTTACAAGCGGTGATAGCAGGAAAAGAAAGTAGTATAAGCGCTGTGGCAAGAATATGTAAAATTTCAAGGACTGCTTTGACTGAATGGATAAAGCATCTAAAATTTGGTAGAGTAGAAAGATTATTTGCCCCGTCTCAGCGGCGAAGAAAAAGCAAATTAAAGAAAAATCAACGTGAGCAAATTGAAATATGGGTAGAAAGAAATCCAAATATTACTATTAAGGAAGTGCAGATAAAAATCTCAGAGGAATTTGGCCTAAACATTAGCAAATCAACAGTGCACCGTGAGATACAAAGGATGAAATTTTCTTATATAACACCGAGGCCAATGCACCATAAACAAGATAAAAACAAGCAAGAAGAGTTTAAAAAATACTTCAATAAAATAGTCAATTCCCACCCTGAAAAAGAGGTG TTTTTTGATGAATCACGATTTGGAACTCATTCAAAAATCGGACACGGATGGTTTAAAAAAGGGGTCAGAACGCAGGTTAAAATGAAAATTGGTAGACAAAATTTCTATATCTACAGTGCGGTAAATCCAAGAAGTGGTAAGAAAATCAGCCTACTTGCTCCATATGTAAACACTGATTGTATGAATATATTTCTGGAGCAGATGTCGAAAGATTTAGGCACGAAAAAAGCCTTTCTTGTAATGGATTGTGCAAGTTGGCATAGATCAAAAAGTTTGAAATTTCAGGAAAACATTACCATTATATACTTGCCTCCTTATTCACCGGAACTGAATCCTGTTGAGAGGTTGTGGCAATATATCAAATACAATACTTTACGTAACAGAGTCTACGATACCATAGGCTTACTTGCAGATGTTCTGTGTAATTTTATTGTCAGTATTTCCAGCACTACTATTAAACGAGTTTGTAATGTTTCTTATTTGTTCGATTAG
- a CDS encoding diacylglycerol kinase, whose protein sequence is MKKSITRLIKAIQYSCEGIKSAFVSEVAFRQELLLFIICVSTLFVLDVSNLERAVMVIPIPTMQRTDRQ, encoded by the coding sequence ATGAAGAAAAGCATTACTCGTCTAATAAAAGCAATTCAATACTCCTGTGAAGGAATAAAATCAGCTTTTGTATCAGAAGTTGCGTTTAGACAGGAGTTACTGCTTTTTATAATATGTGTTTCAACTTTGTTTGTTTTAGATGTAAGTAATTTAGAACGTGCAGTAATGGTAATACCAATTCCCACTATGCAAAGAACAGATAGACAATAA
- the carB gene encoding carbamoyl-phosphate synthase large subunit, whose translation MPKRTDIESILVIGAGPIVIGQACEFDYSGTQSCKVLKSEGYKVILVNSNPATIMTDPEFSDATYIEPVLPEIIEKIIIKEMPDAILPTMGGQTALNCAIKLADDGVLDKYNVELIGVNREAIKKAEDRELFRQSMDKIGLKYPKSIIIKNQEQIKKALDYIGLPAIIRSSFTLGGAGSGIAYNKEEFFNIAESALKISPINEVQIDESIMGWKEYEMEVIRDCKDNCIIVCSIENIDPMGVHTGDSITVAPALTLRDAEYQQMRNASIAVLREIDVSAGGANVQFAVNPKEDGSLVVIEMNPRVSRSSALASKATGYPIAKVVTKLAIGYSLDEICNDCAPVIPAAFEPVIDYIVTKIPRFEFEKFKGTNCELSTSMKSVGEVMSIGRTFNESLQKAFRSLETGLTGLDEVFSEDTDVKSQLAKLLPNRLLIAADAMRHGISIEEINSITGYDLWFLQNIQQIILAEQKIKENGLPGTAYEMLELKKMGFSDARLAKLSNKKVEQIEAIRKRFGTKQVYKRVDTCAAEFESSTAYMYGCYEGDVENKTECEANISDRKKVVILGSGPNRIGQGIEFDYACVHAASAAKEMGYETIMINCNPETVSTDYDTADRLYFAPLIAEDVLEILSKEQENGTLVGVIVQIGGQTPLKLAKVLNERGFKILGTSFDSIDLAEDRMRFKNLALQLNLKQPENSICHSVEEALTNAEKVGFPLVVRPSYVLGGQSMSIRHDTQSFKEYVLNQTKIFEHGSLLLDKFLVNAVEVDVDAVCDGKKVFIAAVMEHIEEAGIHSGDSTCSIPTNTLSDEVIKEIELQTERIALALKVKGLINIQFAVQESDVYILEVNLRASRTVPFISKVINIPVAKLATQVILGKNLNQENKPFNHFAVKAAVFPFTRFAGVDTLLGPEMKSTGEVMGIDLSFEAALAKVHMAAGYKLPTEGAALVSVKDDDKECILPVARMLKELSFEIYATKGTASYLNNNGIAAKAVNKVREGRPHIVDMLKDGKINLVINTSKGVKSVSDSKDIRRTAILQNIAYSTTASGSKALALAIQYVKNSKLEVKSLQQIQNV comes from the coding sequence ATGCCAAAACGCACAGATATAGAATCTATATTAGTAATAGGAGCAGGCCCAATAGTTATAGGTCAGGCATGCGAGTTTGATTATTCTGGAACGCAAAGCTGTAAAGTATTAAAAAGTGAAGGTTATAAAGTCATTTTAGTTAACTCCAACCCCGCAACTATAATGACAGATCCTGAATTCTCTGATGCAACTTATATTGAGCCGGTGCTACCTGAAATCATAGAGAAAATTATAATTAAGGAGATGCCAGATGCAATATTGCCAACAATGGGCGGGCAAACAGCACTCAATTGCGCAATAAAACTTGCAGATGATGGAGTGTTAGACAAATACAACGTAGAATTAATAGGAGTAAATAGAGAAGCAATAAAAAAAGCGGAAGATAGAGAATTATTTCGCCAATCCATGGATAAAATAGGTCTAAAATACCCCAAAAGTATCATTATAAAAAATCAAGAACAAATAAAAAAGGCTTTGGATTACATTGGATTACCAGCAATCATCCGTTCATCATTCACTCTTGGTGGCGCAGGTAGCGGCATAGCATACAATAAAGAGGAGTTTTTCAATATTGCAGAAAGTGCTCTAAAAATTTCACCAATAAATGAAGTTCAGATAGATGAATCAATTATGGGCTGGAAGGAATATGAAATGGAAGTTATCCGTGACTGCAAGGATAACTGTATAATAGTGTGTTCAATAGAAAATATTGATCCAATGGGAGTGCACACCGGAGATAGTATCACAGTTGCTCCTGCTTTGACTCTGCGTGATGCTGAATATCAACAAATGAGAAATGCATCTATAGCAGTGTTGAGAGAAATTGATGTTAGCGCCGGTGGTGCAAATGTTCAGTTTGCAGTGAATCCTAAAGAAGATGGAAGCCTCGTTGTAATTGAAATGAATCCAAGGGTTTCTCGCTCCTCTGCACTTGCTTCGAAAGCAACAGGCTATCCTATTGCAAAAGTTGTAACTAAACTTGCTATTGGCTATTCGCTCGATGAAATATGTAACGACTGTGCTCCAGTTATACCTGCTGCATTCGAACCAGTGATTGATTATATCGTCACTAAAATTCCTCGATTTGAGTTTGAGAAATTTAAGGGGACGAATTGTGAACTATCAACCTCCATGAAATCAGTGGGAGAAGTAATGTCTATAGGCCGCACTTTTAATGAGTCACTACAGAAAGCTTTTCGCTCACTTGAAACAGGGCTCACGGGACTTGATGAAGTGTTTTCTGAAGACACAGATGTTAAATCTCAATTAGCAAAATTGCTGCCAAACAGATTACTGATTGCTGCTGACGCAATGCGTCACGGAATTAGCATAGAAGAAATAAATTCGATTACAGGATATGACTTATGGTTTCTGCAAAATATACAGCAAATCATCTTGGCTGAACAAAAAATCAAGGAAAACGGCCTTCCTGGAACTGCATATGAAATGTTAGAGCTGAAAAAAATGGGATTTTCAGATGCAAGGTTGGCAAAGTTAAGCAATAAGAAAGTAGAGCAAATTGAAGCAATAAGGAAAAGGTTTGGTACTAAACAAGTTTATAAACGTGTAGACACCTGTGCAGCTGAATTTGAATCGAGCACTGCTTATATGTATGGCTGCTATGAGGGTGATGTTGAAAATAAAACGGAATGTGAGGCGAATATTTCGGATCGAAAAAAAGTTGTCATTTTAGGAAGTGGTCCAAACCGCATTGGTCAGGGTATTGAGTTTGATTATGCATGCGTACATGCAGCTTCTGCCGCCAAAGAAATGGGATATGAAACAATAATGATTAACTGTAATCCAGAAACCGTCTCAACTGACTACGATACCGCTGATCGTTTATATTTCGCCCCACTGATTGCAGAGGATGTGCTTGAAATACTAAGCAAAGAGCAAGAAAATGGCACACTGGTTGGTGTAATAGTTCAAATCGGCGGGCAAACGCCTTTAAAGTTAGCCAAAGTGCTTAACGAGAGAGGTTTCAAAATTCTGGGAACTTCGTTTGATTCTATTGACCTTGCAGAAGATCGCATGAGATTTAAAAATCTTGCTTTGCAACTTAATTTAAAACAACCTGAAAATTCTATCTGCCATTCAGTAGAAGAAGCGTTAACCAACGCAGAAAAGGTGGGGTTTCCACTAGTAGTCAGGCCATCATATGTCCTCGGCGGTCAGTCTATGTCGATTAGACACGATACTCAGAGCTTTAAAGAGTATGTCTTGAATCAAACCAAAATTTTTGAACACGGATCGCTGCTTCTTGATAAATTTTTAGTCAATGCAGTTGAGGTTGACGTTGATGCTGTATGTGATGGGAAAAAAGTTTTCATTGCAGCGGTCATGGAGCACATTGAAGAAGCTGGTATCCACTCTGGCGATTCAACATGCTCAATACCGACAAATACATTGAGTGACGAAGTAATAAAAGAGATCGAGCTCCAAACTGAAAGAATAGCATTAGCATTAAAAGTGAAAGGTCTGATAAACATTCAGTTTGCTGTTCAAGAGAGTGATGTATACATACTTGAAGTGAATTTAAGGGCTAGCCGTACAGTTCCTTTCATTTCCAAGGTAATCAACATTCCTGTTGCAAAGCTTGCCACTCAGGTTATTTTGGGTAAAAATTTGAATCAGGAAAACAAGCCTTTCAATCATTTTGCAGTTAAAGCTGCTGTTTTTCCATTTACCCGCTTTGCAGGAGTTGATACTTTACTTGGTCCTGAAATGAAATCAACAGGAGAAGTGATGGGAATTGACTTATCTTTCGAAGCTGCACTTGCAAAAGTGCACATGGCTGCAGGATACAAGTTACCAACAGAAGGAGCAGCTCTGGTTTCAGTAAAAGATGATGATAAAGAGTGTATATTGCCTGTTGCACGAATGTTGAAAGAACTGAGTTTTGAAATATATGCCACCAAAGGCACAGCTTCGTATCTGAACAATAACGGCATTGCTGCAAAAGCTGTAAATAAAGTGAGAGAAGGCAGACCCCACATAGTTGATATGCTCAAAGATGGAAAAATAAATCTAGTGATCAATACCTCAAAAGGTGTGAAATCAGTTTCAGATAGCAAAGATATCAGGAGAACTGCTATTTTGCAAAATATAGCTTATAGCACCACAGCTTCTGGGAGTAAAGCGTTAGCGCTTGCAATTCAATATGTAAAGAATAGCAAATTGGAAGTGAAATCATTACAGCAGATACAAAATGTTTAA